CAACCAAGCCAGCCGGTGATCCTCCCACGGCGGGCGTGCCCATCTTTTCGCTCGCACGGAACGCATCCACCGCCGCCACCGTCTCGGCCGTGAACAGATTCACGTCGACGCCGCGCGCCGCGATCGTTTCACCGCGCTTGTAAAAACCGAGGGCGTTGAGCATCACCTTGAGCTGATACACGTCGCCGCCGGAGAACTGCTCGAGTGTGCGATAGCCCAACGTCTGCGACACCGCATCGTAGATGCGCCGCAGCTCGCCCAGCGGATCAGCGTTTTCGCAGACATTGATGTTCGCGGTCTGACCATCGCTGCGTCGTGACATGCCCGGGCGCGCGTCGGCCACCACCACGGCCGCCGACGTGCGCAGTCCGTGGCGCTTGTCACCGCCGAGCACGAAGCCGGCGTTGAGCGCGGTGATGAGTCGGTCGGCCAGATGATACGGTTTGCCTTCGCTCGCTTCGAAGCTCTTGGCGACGGCCTCGATCACTTCGGGCCCTACGAGAATGTTTCCCTGCGTCACGTAGTTCTTGCCCGCGCGATGTCCCGCCCACGCGTTGGGACCGGAACCGGTGTGCTGCGCCGATCGCCCGTCCACCGAGATCACCGCCACCTGCCGTTGCTGAAATCCACTGTCGGCGGCCAGCGCGCGCTTGAGTGCCGCCTCCGGCGACTCACCGCGGGCCAGGGCGTCGAGCAACTCGTTGCCGTACTCCGTGCGCGTGCTGGCCTGCGTCGCCACCGCACCCACGCCTTTGCGCACCCACGGAACGCCATTGCCCACGCACGGTACGCG
The sequence above is a segment of the Gemmatimonas sp. genome. Coding sequences within it:
- a CDS encoding DUF1028 domain-containing protein, with protein sequence MRIPCIAAALALSLTATSRVAQAQEPFAWRDSLVFHTFSIAAIDPRTGEVGVAVTTRVPCVGNGVPWVRKGVGAVATQASTRTEYGNELLDALARGESPEAALKRALAADSGFQQRQVAVISVDGRSAQHTGSGPNAWAGHRAGKNYVTQGNILVGPEVIEAVAKSFEASEGKPYHLADRLITALNAGFVLGGDKRHGLRTSAAVVVADARPGMSRRSDGQTANINVCENADPLGELRRIYDAVSQTLGYRTLEQFSGGDVYQLKVMLNALGFYKRGETIAARGVDVNLFTAETVAAVDAFRASEKMGTPAVGGSPAGLVDDETVARLWAALERAGKAAAVRQQLLDGTMIRR